A single Deltaproteobacteria bacterium IMCC39524 DNA region contains:
- a CDS encoding deoxyguanosinetriphosphate triphosphohydrolase, with protein sequence MIVREVIETTESNVLCESACHSRSSKGRRLPEDACPVRTVFQVDRDRILHCKAFRRLKYKTQVFLSPEGDHYRTRLTHTLEVSQIARTMARALRLNEDLTEAIALGHDLGHTPFGHAGERVLADLLPGGFHHVNQSLRVVEKLEKNGAGLNLTREVVDGILKHSKGRGALLGRRAEDLPKTLEGQLVRLSDVIAYVNHDLDDAIRGGLIRHEDVPQNLREALGENSSQRLNTMVTDLIETTMNGSYEIVLLSVSVAEQVSALRDWLHENVYMAGAIEDEFRKASRVLRELFVYFMERPGELNDYGGRGEGCESDEIAVADFLAGMTDRYAMNLYQKLFFPQPWKAV encoded by the coding sequence ATGATTGTCAGAGAGGTTATTGAAACGACCGAATCCAATGTCCTCTGCGAATCTGCCTGCCACAGTCGTTCTTCAAAAGGTCGACGGTTGCCTGAAGATGCGTGCCCGGTAAGAACCGTCTTTCAGGTTGATAGAGATCGAATTCTGCATTGTAAAGCTTTCCGTCGTCTGAAGTATAAGACGCAAGTTTTTCTCTCTCCGGAAGGTGATCATTACCGGACCCGATTGACTCATACCCTTGAAGTCAGCCAGATCGCCAGGACTATGGCTAGAGCCTTGCGCTTGAATGAAGACCTCACCGAAGCGATTGCCCTGGGTCATGACCTCGGCCATACGCCCTTCGGCCATGCCGGTGAGCGTGTCCTTGCTGATCTTCTGCCTGGAGGTTTTCATCATGTCAATCAGAGCTTAAGAGTCGTAGAGAAACTGGAGAAGAATGGAGCGGGTCTCAACCTTACCAGGGAAGTTGTTGACGGCATCCTCAAGCATTCCAAGGGGCGCGGTGCTTTACTCGGACGTCGAGCTGAAGATCTTCCGAAAACACTCGAGGGCCAGTTGGTGAGACTTTCCGATGTAATCGCTTATGTTAACCACGATCTTGATGATGCGATCCGTGGTGGCTTGATTCGCCATGAGGACGTCCCTCAGAATTTACGTGAAGCTCTCGGCGAGAACAGTTCGCAAAGGCTGAACACTATGGTCACCGACCTGATCGAAACAACGATGAATGGGAGCTATGAAATTGTGTTGCTTTCTGTCTCGGTCGCGGAGCAGGTGTCTGCTCTGCGGGACTGGTTACATGAGAATGTTTACATGGCTGGTGCCATAGAGGACGAATTTAGAAAAGCGAGTCGAGTCCTACGCGAACTCTTTGTTTATTTTATGGAAAGACCGGGGGAATTGAACGATTACGGTGGCCGTGGTGAAGGGTGCGAGAGCGACGAAATTGCGGTCGCAGATTTTCTGGCCGGGATGACGGACCGATACGCCATGAACCTTTATCAGAAGCTGTTTTTCCCGCAACCTTGGAAAGCAGTTTAG
- a CDS encoding MucR family transcriptional regulator has translation MMATILEMAADIVAAHASTTNMTKEELVSELNDIYNALNSLEKGEAITEATEDEPGPAVTRKKAFGKDKIYCMICGKGMKTLSRHLKTSHDMTASEYRKQFDIPRSQSLAAKSYSEKRRQMAIDRGLGEKLAKARAERIKGKGKKKS, from the coding sequence ATGATGGCAACAATTCTTGAAATGGCGGCTGATATCGTAGCAGCCCATGCATCAACAACTAACATGACAAAAGAAGAACTTGTTTCTGAGTTGAATGATATTTACAACGCTCTTAACAGCCTGGAAAAAGGCGAAGCTATCACTGAGGCCACTGAAGACGAACCAGGTCCGGCAGTGACCCGCAAAAAAGCTTTTGGCAAAGACAAAATCTATTGCATGATCTGCGGCAAAGGCATGAAAACTCTCTCTCGCCATCTCAAGACATCTCACGACATGACAGCATCGGAGTATCGCAAGCAGTTTGACATTCCACGATCACAGTCTCTCGCGGCGAAAAGCTACTCGGAAAAGCGGCGTCAGATGGCAATAGACCGCGGCCTCGGCGAGAAGCTCGCCAAAGCAAGGGCAGAAAGAATCAAGGGAAAAGGGAAGAAAAAAAGCTGA
- a CDS encoding PilZ domain-containing protein, whose protein sequence is MKNILVADNRPELLATLEPILKHWGYRVLSTSKADQVMPFIKESSPSLLIMGEAFFAAKDLSLDKKTTESIKTGELPTIALKQEGAEKPEITPSSIIEVPFELFDLFAFIQRQVENHPRQNLRLRLKLPGMYSVGDDQFLLADVLSLSMQGLFFKATSKLNKGDRITVVFPLFGQCKEIEVQASVLYTIQPEAENNFFQGFGVGFDDIPEELAEQLQIYIREHFLREISASNDGVGGFTAEQLQN, encoded by the coding sequence ATGAAGAACATTCTCGTTGCAGATAATCGCCCCGAACTTTTGGCAACCCTTGAGCCAATACTCAAGCACTGGGGCTACCGTGTCTTATCTACCAGCAAAGCTGATCAGGTCATGCCTTTCATCAAGGAGAGCAGCCCAAGTCTTTTGATCATGGGTGAAGCTTTTTTTGCCGCTAAAGACTTGTCACTTGATAAAAAGACAACCGAAAGCATCAAGACAGGAGAACTGCCAACGATAGCCCTTAAACAGGAGGGCGCAGAAAAACCAGAGATAACCCCGAGTTCTATCATCGAGGTCCCGTTTGAGCTTTTTGACTTATTTGCCTTTATTCAACGGCAAGTAGAAAATCATCCGAGACAGAACCTTCGACTTCGCCTCAAACTGCCGGGAATGTACAGTGTCGGGGATGACCAATTCCTCCTCGCTGACGTCCTCAGCCTCAGCATGCAAGGCCTCTTTTTCAAGGCCACTTCAAAGTTGAACAAAGGGGACCGAATCACGGTGGTCTTCCCGTTGTTCGGCCAATGCAAAGAAATTGAAGTCCAGGCATCGGTTCTTTACACTATTCAGCCAGAAGCCGAAAACAATTTCTTTCAGGGATTCGGCGTCGGTTTCGATGACATTCCGGAAGAACTCGCGGAACAGTTACAGATTTACATCAGGGAGCATTTCCTCAGAGAGATCTCAGCAAGCAACGATGGTGTCGGTGGTTTTACTGCAGAACAACTGCAGAACTGA
- a CDS encoding phosphopentomutase has product MPNSGKRAVWIVLDGVGLEALPDAKLYGDEEAATLPHVAMACGGLNLPNLQRLGLGSLAEITGVPPLASPCGAYGRLAERSAGKDSIVGHWELSGVVVDKPFATYPQGFPDELVDAFATISGMQPLGNVPAGGISVLREYGAEHLRTGRPILYTSVDSVLQVAAHEDVLPPHQLYHLCAEARRLADEYDIARVIARPFEGSEEEGFRRTPRRKDFAKPPPQKTLLEQLFEQKIVVSAVGKIDDLFAGRGISTSVATLDNVDGMSKTVTALAALDEGLLVVNLIDFDMCYGHRRDAVGFGRALEEFDAWLPELYEQMRDDDLLVICADHGCDPTTEGSDHTREYVPLLVWSKSMATGVALGDRPSFADAGATLAAYFDSGTITTGESFLDLLDLPA; this is encoded by the coding sequence ATGCCCAACTCCGGGAAACGTGCTGTCTGGATTGTGCTTGACGGTGTTGGCCTCGAAGCCTTGCCCGATGCCAAGCTTTATGGCGATGAAGAGGCGGCAACCTTGCCCCACGTCGCGATGGCCTGCGGTGGTTTGAATTTACCGAACCTTCAACGGCTCGGTTTAGGCTCTTTGGCCGAAATAACAGGTGTTCCGCCTTTAGCCTCCCCATGTGGGGCTTACGGTCGGCTCGCTGAACGTTCTGCCGGGAAAGACAGTATTGTTGGACACTGGGAGCTTTCCGGCGTCGTCGTAGATAAGCCTTTTGCCACTTATCCTCAAGGCTTCCCCGACGAGCTTGTCGATGCCTTTGCGACAATCAGTGGTATGCAGCCCCTTGGTAATGTGCCCGCGGGAGGGATTTCAGTTCTCAGGGAGTACGGGGCTGAACATCTCAGGACCGGACGTCCGATCCTCTATACCAGCGTTGATTCCGTTTTACAGGTCGCTGCTCACGAAGATGTTTTGCCGCCACATCAGTTATACCATCTCTGCGCGGAGGCTCGTCGGCTTGCTGATGAATACGATATCGCCCGTGTTATTGCCCGACCCTTCGAGGGAAGTGAAGAAGAGGGCTTTCGTCGCACTCCACGGCGTAAGGATTTTGCAAAACCACCTCCGCAGAAAACCCTTCTCGAACAATTGTTTGAGCAAAAGATTGTCGTCTCTGCAGTCGGTAAAATCGATGATTTGTTTGCTGGGCGGGGGATCTCGACGAGTGTCGCGACCCTTGACAATGTCGATGGTATGAGCAAAACAGTTACAGCTTTGGCGGCCCTCGACGAAGGCTTGCTGGTCGTCAACCTGATCGATTTCGACATGTGTTACGGGCATCGCAGGGATGCTGTTGGTTTTGGCCGGGCTCTTGAGGAATTTGATGCCTGGTTGCCAGAGCTCTATGAGCAAATGCGTGATGACGATCTACTGGTCATCTGCGCAGATCATGGCTGTGATCCAACGACTGAAGGCTCGGATCATACGCGAGAGTATGTGCCGCTGTTGGTTTGGTCAAAATCGATGGCAACGGGAGTCGCTTTGGGAGACCGCCCGTCCTTCGCTGATGCGGGGGCGACGTTGGCGGCATATTTTGATTCTGGAACTATTACCACGGGTGAAAGTTTTCTCGACCTTCTGGACTTGCCTGCCTGA
- the deoC gene encoding deoxyribose-phosphate aldolase, translating into MNSPAKHIDHTLLKSDASGADIANLCEEAVEHGFASVCVPPSYVPQASQLLYGSGVAVCTVVGFPLGYQTTETKAFEARQAVSAGASEVDMVINLGSVRNADFTLVGDDIRRVVAAAENAVVKVIIECCLLDNSEKSKLVDIIVESGAGYVKTSTGFAASGATLEDVKLLAECSAGRIQVKAAGGVRDWASCRDMIAAGAERIGTSAGVVIMREWQEEAGW; encoded by the coding sequence ATGAACTCTCCTGCGAAACATATAGACCACACGCTGTTGAAGTCCGACGCTTCCGGTGCGGATATTGCCAACCTTTGTGAAGAGGCTGTCGAACACGGCTTCGCATCGGTCTGTGTCCCGCCATCTTATGTGCCCCAGGCGAGCCAACTTTTGTACGGGTCCGGGGTCGCTGTCTGCACGGTGGTCGGGTTTCCGCTCGGTTACCAGACGACTGAAACCAAGGCTTTTGAAGCCCGTCAGGCAGTTTCTGCAGGCGCCTCTGAGGTCGATATGGTCATCAACCTCGGTTCTGTGCGTAACGCAGATTTTACCCTTGTTGGCGATGACATCCGCCGAGTGGTTGCAGCTGCCGAGAACGCTGTTGTTAAGGTGATTATCGAATGCTGTCTCCTCGACAACTCTGAAAAGAGCAAGCTTGTTGATATTATTGTTGAAAGTGGCGCCGGTTATGTCAAGACTTCGACCGGGTTTGCTGCTTCTGGGGCGACCCTTGAGGATGTCAAGCTGCTTGCAGAGTGCAGCGCAGGCAGGATTCAGGTCAAGGCTGCCGGAGGTGTTCGTGACTGGGCCAGTTGCCGGGATATGATTGCGGCTGGTGCTGAACGGATCGGCACAAGCGCCGGGGTAGTCATTATGCGCGAATGGCAGGAAGAGGCGGGTTGGTGA
- the argJ gene encoding bifunctional glutamate N-acetyltransferase/amino-acid acetyltransferase ArgJ codes for MAESAFAVPKGFKAAAYSSGIKKSGKLDLALICADKPVECAGVFTTNKVVAAPVRITESRMSQGLCQAILVNSGNANACTGNQGLRDARRCGDLVAETLDLAPELVAVSSTGVIGVPLPMHCFEEHVPSLCRMLSHDQFDGVAKAMMTTDAFPKMCGRTINIDGQEVRLLGLAKGAGMIHPDMATMLAFVVTDAVLAEGLLEAALRQSVNASFNRITVDRDTSTNDMVLLLASGDAENQEISEGSAALGQFCAALNEIMLELAKMIVRDGEGSTKLVRIQINGAANDADALAAARSIATSQLVKTAFFGEDANWGRIIAAVGYSGADVDPDKVNISFDDVAMVSNGLGLDSAQEAMASEVLKNPEFTVTVELGLGEGSAYYYTSDLTYDYIKINADYRT; via the coding sequence ATGGCTGAATCTGCATTTGCAGTTCCGAAGGGATTCAAGGCGGCAGCTTACAGCTCAGGAATCAAAAAGTCCGGGAAGCTGGATCTTGCCCTGATTTGTGCTGACAAGCCGGTCGAATGTGCCGGGGTTTTTACGACCAATAAAGTTGTTGCGGCGCCCGTCAGGATTACCGAGTCCCGGATGAGCCAGGGACTTTGCCAGGCCATCCTGGTCAATAGCGGTAACGCCAACGCCTGCACCGGAAACCAGGGGCTTCGGGATGCCCGCCGCTGTGGCGACCTGGTTGCAGAAACCCTTGATTTGGCTCCTGAGTTGGTTGCTGTCTCTTCAACGGGAGTGATCGGTGTGCCGTTACCGATGCACTGTTTTGAGGAGCATGTGCCGAGTTTATGCAGAATGTTGAGTCACGATCAGTTTGATGGTGTGGCAAAAGCGATGATGACAACTGATGCATTTCCGAAGATGTGTGGCCGAACAATCAACATCGACGGGCAGGAGGTTCGTTTGCTTGGTCTCGCCAAAGGTGCGGGGATGATCCACCCCGACATGGCGACCATGCTCGCTTTCGTTGTGACTGATGCGGTTCTGGCTGAAGGGTTGCTGGAGGCGGCGTTGCGGCAGTCGGTTAACGCTTCGTTTAACCGGATTACTGTTGATCGGGATACTTCTACAAACGACATGGTCTTGTTGCTCGCCAGTGGTGATGCCGAAAACCAGGAGATCAGTGAGGGCTCAGCTGCTCTAGGGCAGTTCTGTGCTGCCCTGAATGAGATTATGCTTGAACTGGCGAAGATGATCGTCCGTGACGGCGAAGGTTCGACCAAGCTGGTGCGTATCCAGATTAATGGAGCCGCAAATGACGCCGATGCCCTGGCTGCTGCTCGCTCGATTGCCACCTCACAGCTGGTCAAAACTGCTTTCTTCGGCGAGGATGCCAACTGGGGCAGGATTATTGCTGCCGTCGGTTACTCTGGCGCCGATGTGGACCCGGACAAGGTGAACATCTCGTTTGACGATGTCGCTATGGTTAGCAACGGCCTTGGTCTTGACTCTGCCCAGGAAGCAATGGCGAGCGAAGTTCTGAAGAACCCTGAGTTTACAGTGACTGTTGAACTCGGCCTGGGTGAAGGAAGTGCTTATTACTATACGTCTGACTTGACTTATGACTACATTAAGATTAACGCGGACTACCGCACCTGA
- a CDS encoding GAF domain-containing protein, with the protein MVKGADVETCWRLLLLETAPGSLDEARLAWPAAESFKRTLDETQGVADQISRDKIQIVFSDLSGKDCSALNVLSQIRRVHPHLPLVAILPEEDFSLGLSAFRVGADDVLVRPLDKEALIACRENLQSREQAEAQFARTQQEANRSLDDLILLKAIGETTSSTEDLQKLLDRVVDLIQGALDVEIVSLMLVDEENILTIRSACGLPDDMRHKVMIAPGEGVSGHVLLYGEAVLIDDLSTDGRFPPRDGVVRYRTGSLLSVPIQYQQRIVGVLNVNNKRNREAFTGIDQELLQTIAHQAALAIENMKLVGHLHGKNAELEQAHESLMRLHQDRTRFVCNLSHELKTPLTSVLGFSDLLLNYFDQIETPKLREYIASIYSEGKHLEHLLTGLLRLFSLDSGSENWDWQVASLPEALSRVLENHDVRIQEMNLNLHVDFPEDLQSVWADQDKLELLFDALVDNAVKFNRQGGRLSVTAGNLTLHGEPTVYVQISNQGKTVPRENAEDIFQEYSQLGELDTGKPSGIGVGLATCRAILRQMKGDIFLEPNDEEGTSIGLLLPTRMELNNG; encoded by the coding sequence GTGGTCAAGGGGGCTGACGTAGAAACCTGTTGGAGACTACTGCTTCTGGAGACAGCCCCCGGGAGCTTGGACGAGGCTCGTCTCGCCTGGCCTGCTGCAGAGTCGTTTAAGCGCACTTTGGATGAAACCCAAGGTGTCGCTGATCAGATCTCACGGGATAAAATCCAGATTGTCTTCAGCGATCTATCGGGTAAGGATTGCTCAGCCCTTAATGTCCTGTCGCAAATCCGTCGTGTTCACCCGCACCTTCCATTGGTCGCCATTCTTCCTGAAGAGGATTTTTCTTTAGGCCTGTCCGCATTCCGCGTAGGTGCTGATGATGTTCTCGTCCGTCCTCTCGATAAAGAGGCCCTGATTGCCTGCAGAGAAAATTTACAGAGCCGAGAGCAGGCCGAAGCTCAGTTTGCGAGGACTCAGCAGGAAGCCAACCGCTCTCTCGATGATCTGATCCTCCTCAAAGCGATTGGAGAGACAACGAGCAGCACAGAAGATTTGCAGAAGCTGCTCGATCGAGTTGTCGACCTGATTCAGGGCGCTCTTGATGTTGAGATTGTCTCGCTGATGCTTGTTGATGAAGAGAACATTCTGACGATCCGCTCAGCATGTGGATTGCCGGATGATATGCGTCATAAGGTTATGATCGCTCCGGGAGAAGGTGTCTCGGGTCATGTCCTGTTGTATGGTGAGGCGGTCCTGATTGACGATTTATCCACAGACGGTCGTTTTCCTCCACGTGACGGCGTTGTCCGCTATCGAACCGGGTCGCTACTGTCCGTACCGATCCAATACCAGCAACGTATTGTGGGTGTGCTTAATGTTAACAACAAACGTAACAGGGAAGCTTTTACCGGTATCGACCAGGAGCTGTTGCAGACCATCGCTCATCAGGCCGCTCTGGCGATCGAAAACATGAAGCTTGTTGGGCATTTGCATGGGAAAAATGCCGAACTTGAGCAAGCCCATGAGAGTCTCATGAGGCTGCATCAGGATCGAACCCGCTTCGTTTGTAACCTGTCACATGAGTTAAAAACACCCTTGACGTCGGTGCTTGGTTTCTCGGACTTGCTGCTTAACTATTTTGACCAGATTGAAACCCCGAAGTTGCGTGAATATATTGCCAGTATCTATTCGGAAGGGAAGCACCTGGAGCATCTTCTGACAGGACTGTTACGGTTGTTTTCTCTCGATTCGGGAAGTGAAAACTGGGATTGGCAGGTTGCCTCACTTCCTGAAGCTCTCAGTCGGGTGCTTGAAAACCATGATGTCAGAATCCAAGAAATGAATCTCAACTTGCACGTGGATTTTCCCGAAGACCTCCAGTCGGTCTGGGCTGATCAGGATAAACTGGAACTGTTGTTTGATGCTCTCGTTGATAATGCTGTCAAGTTCAATCGACAGGGTGGGCGTCTTTCAGTTACGGCAGGAAATCTGACGTTGCACGGTGAACCGACTGTTTATGTCCAGATTAGCAACCAGGGGAAAACTGTCCCAAGAGAGAATGCAGAAGATATCTTCCAGGAATATTCGCAGCTCGGAGAACTTGATACTGGTAAACCGAGCGGAATCGGTGTCGGCCTTGCGACCTGCCGTGCTATTTTGCGTCAGATGAAGGGCGATATTTTTCTTGAACCTAACGACGAAGAAGGGACTTCAATCGGTCTTCTTTTGCCAACCAGAATGGAGTTGAATAATGGCTGA
- the secA gene encoding preprotein translocase subunit SecA has product MIGSILKKIVGSKNDRELKKLQQQVDEINALEPSIQTLNDAELKAKTVEFRSRLASGETLDDLLSEAFAVVREAAVRVLGLRHFDVQLIGGMVLHSGKIAEMKTGEGKTLMATLPVYLNALAGKGVHVITVNDYLAKRDAAWMGAVYNFLGLEVDCVVHGLSDEQRKAAYRADITYGTNNEFGFDYLRDNMKFALEDYVQRDLYYTIVDEVDSILIDEARTPLIISGPSNVTSELYYKADKVIPRLKKGEMIEDREGTIGRTFKSYTGDYTVDEKSKTATLTEEGVLQLEKLLGVENLYEPSNMGILHHVNQALRAHAIFKRDVDYVVKDGEVVIVDEFTGRLMPGRRWSDGQHQAIEAKEGLKIEKENQTLATITFQNYFRMYEKLAGMTGTADTEAAEFNEIYGLEVVVMPTNKPMIRIDQADVIYKTGKEKFNAVIEDIVGRHETGQPVLVGTITIEDSEILSELLKKRGIKHNVLNAKQHEREAEIVAQAGRKGALTIATNMAGRGTDIVLGGNPEMMARREAEAAADPEQAFDQAMEKYKTLCAAEKQEVLDSGGLYILGTERHESRRIDNQLRGRSGRQGDPGESRFYMSLEDDLLRIFGSHRVSFVMEKLKVPENEAIEHGMISKAIEGAQKKVEAHNFEIRKHLIDYDDVMNRQREVIYRQRKEVLAGENVRETIDSILDEMVEDIVASFCPDKTPATEWNWEGLATDFINQFNFPPVLPEVEKELKPQTLEDSFKEQVTARLAEREEAFTTPVLEHLMKVLLLQTIDAKWKDHLLSIDHLKEGIGMRAYAQKNPKEEYKREAYALFMDMMGRIRQEVAQKLFRVQLAREEEVAEMEAEQRRERLALARQGGPKPAIQAPTKRDVDKVGRNDECPCGSGKKYKKCCGQ; this is encoded by the coding sequence ATGATTGGAAGTATTCTGAAAAAGATCGTTGGCAGCAAGAATGATCGTGAGCTCAAAAAACTTCAGCAGCAGGTTGACGAGATCAACGCACTGGAGCCGTCTATTCAGACACTCAATGATGCTGAGCTGAAAGCCAAGACGGTTGAGTTTCGTTCGCGCCTGGCGAGTGGCGAGACTCTTGATGATCTCCTCTCTGAGGCTTTTGCCGTGGTGCGAGAGGCCGCCGTACGCGTATTGGGTCTGCGGCACTTTGATGTCCAACTTATCGGCGGTATGGTTCTACATTCCGGTAAGATTGCAGAGATGAAAACTGGTGAGGGTAAAACCTTGATGGCGACCTTGCCCGTTTATCTCAACGCCCTGGCTGGAAAGGGTGTACACGTTATTACGGTGAATGATTACCTTGCCAAGCGTGATGCTGCCTGGATGGGCGCTGTCTATAATTTTCTGGGGCTTGAGGTCGACTGTGTTGTCCATGGCTTGAGTGATGAACAGCGAAAGGCCGCCTATAGGGCAGATATCACCTACGGCACAAATAATGAGTTCGGCTTCGACTATCTTCGCGACAATATGAAGTTTGCCCTTGAGGACTATGTCCAACGCGATCTTTACTACACCATTGTCGACGAGGTTGATTCGATTCTGATCGATGAAGCCAGAACACCTTTGATTATCTCCGGGCCGAGTAATGTTACCAGTGAACTTTATTATAAGGCTGACAAGGTTATCCCACGACTGAAAAAAGGTGAGATGATCGAAGACCGGGAAGGAACCATCGGTCGAACTTTTAAAAGTTATACCGGTGACTACACTGTTGATGAAAAGTCCAAGACGGCGACCCTCACAGAAGAGGGCGTTTTGCAGCTCGAGAAATTGTTGGGTGTTGAAAATCTTTACGAGCCAAGCAATATGGGTATTCTTCACCACGTCAACCAGGCTCTGAGAGCCCATGCCATCTTTAAGCGTGATGTTGATTACGTGGTCAAGGATGGCGAGGTGGTGATTGTTGACGAGTTCACCGGACGCCTGATGCCCGGGCGGCGCTGGAGTGATGGCCAGCACCAGGCGATCGAAGCAAAAGAGGGCCTGAAAATCGAGAAAGAAAATCAGACTCTGGCGACGATTACTTTCCAGAACTATTTCCGTATGTACGAAAAACTAGCTGGTATGACCGGAACGGCGGATACCGAAGCGGCAGAATTCAACGAAATTTATGGCCTTGAAGTTGTCGTCATGCCGACGAACAAGCCGATGATTCGTATTGATCAGGCCGATGTCATCTACAAAACCGGCAAGGAAAAATTTAACGCCGTTATAGAAGACATCGTTGGCCGGCATGAAACCGGTCAACCGGTCCTGGTTGGCACCATCACCATTGAAGACTCGGAGATCCTCTCTGAACTTCTGAAGAAGCGTGGCATTAAGCATAATGTATTGAACGCCAAGCAACATGAGCGGGAGGCTGAAATTGTCGCTCAGGCTGGCCGCAAGGGAGCGCTTACGATTGCAACCAACATGGCCGGGCGTGGTACTGATATTGTCCTGGGCGGCAATCCTGAGATGATGGCCAGGCGTGAGGCTGAGGCTGCCGCAGACCCTGAGCAGGCGTTTGACCAGGCAATGGAAAAGTATAAGACTCTCTGTGCGGCCGAGAAGCAGGAGGTCCTTGACTCTGGTGGCCTGTACATCCTTGGTACCGAACGGCACGAGTCGCGTCGTATTGATAACCAGCTGCGTGGTCGTTCCGGTCGCCAGGGTGATCCGGGTGAGAGCCGTTTTTACATGAGCCTTGAAGATGACCTGTTGCGCATCTTTGGCTCTCATCGCGTTTCTTTCGTTATGGAAAAACTCAAAGTGCCTGAAAACGAGGCAATTGAGCATGGTATGATTTCCAAGGCGATTGAAGGGGCGCAGAAGAAGGTTGAAGCGCACAACTTTGAAATTCGCAAACACCTGATTGATTATGACGATGTCATGAATCGTCAACGCGAAGTCATCTATCGTCAACGCAAGGAAGTCCTTGCGGGTGAGAATGTGCGCGAAACGATTGACTCGATTCTTGATGAGATGGTTGAGGATATTGTCGCGTCTTTCTGCCCGGACAAAACTCCTGCCACAGAATGGAACTGGGAGGGTCTGGCGACCGATTTTATTAATCAGTTCAACTTTCCCCCCGTGCTTCCGGAAGTCGAGAAAGAGCTGAAACCGCAAACACTCGAAGACAGCTTTAAAGAGCAGGTAACTGCTCGGTTGGCCGAGCGAGAGGAAGCCTTTACTACCCCGGTTCTGGAACATTTGATGAAAGTTCTCTTGTTGCAGACCATCGACGCAAAATGGAAAGACCACCTGTTATCGATCGATCATCTTAAAGAAGGAATCGGTATGCGCGCTTATGCGCAGAAGAACCCGAAGGAAGAATATAAGCGCGAGGCTTACGCGCTCTTTATGGATATGATGGGTCGGATTCGTCAGGAGGTTGCGCAGAAGCTTTTCAGGGTGCAACTGGCGCGTGAGGAAGAGGTCGCTGAGATGGAAGCTGAGCAGCGTCGTGAAAGACTCGCTCTTGCCCGTCAGGGCGGTCCGAAACCTGCGATTCAGGCTCCAACCAAACGTGATGTTGACAAGGTCGGCCGCAACGATGAATGCCCTTGCGGTAGCGGCAAGAAATATAAGAAATGCTGTGGACAATAG
- a CDS encoding OmpA family protein produces MKQVSRYFMTITSLVLAICLVSPFVAGAEMVKKADNFIVFMDQSGSMAQAKAKPGEQKLDKAVVAVKRLDQAVPELGYTSSVALFAPYKTVSQPATYKTGSIGSAAESFKPAFNSFTTMGDGLTAVAPATSGKTALIMFTDGAWNAGADPVASAKNLYSQNSDLCIHVVSYADTPEGQQTIDAIKALSGCSVVVDAKSLESDAAMAQFAKDVLYEERKPAPKPAPKVAPAPAPAPAPVAKEIITFSLLFDFDKADIKDEMIPVLEEVKMILKEDSGTDFVLSGHTDSSGPEAYNQGLSERRAASVKKWLTDNGVAASRLEAVGYGETRAKYNNDTREGRKLNRRVELQSK; encoded by the coding sequence ATGAAACAGGTTTCCCGGTATTTTATGACGATCACATCTTTGGTTTTGGCTATTTGCTTGGTATCCCCCTTTGTGGCTGGTGCAGAAATGGTCAAGAAGGCGGATAACTTTATTGTTTTCATGGACCAGTCGGGTTCCATGGCCCAAGCCAAGGCCAAGCCCGGTGAGCAGAAGCTGGATAAGGCCGTTGTTGCAGTTAAGCGCCTCGATCAGGCCGTTCCCGAGCTAGGCTACACAAGTTCTGTTGCGCTCTTTGCTCCTTATAAAACAGTTAGCCAGCCTGCAACCTACAAGACAGGTTCTATTGGTTCTGCCGCTGAGAGCTTCAAGCCTGCATTTAACAGTTTTACAACCATGGGTGATGGCTTAACGGCCGTTGCTCCTGCCACATCCGGCAAGACTGCCCTGATCATGTTTACAGATGGTGCCTGGAATGCCGGTGCTGATCCTGTCGCTTCTGCCAAGAACCTTTATAGCCAGAACTCTGATCTGTGCATTCATGTCGTAAGCTACGCTGATACACCCGAAGGGCAACAGACCATCGATGCTATCAAGGCTCTTTCCGGTTGCTCTGTTGTTGTGGACGCAAAATCTCTTGAGTCCGATGCGGCGATGGCTCAGTTTGCTAAAGATGTTCTCTACGAAGAGCGCAAGCCTGCTCCAAAACCTGCTCCCAAGGTTGCTCCTGCTCCAGCCCCAGCCCCAGCCCCGGTTGCCAAAGAAATCATCACATTTAGCCTGCTCTTTGATTTTGATAAGGCAGACATCAAAGACGAGATGATTCCGGTTCTTGAAGAAGTCAAGATGATCCTGAAGGAAGACAGCGGCACAGATTTCGTCCTTTCAGGCCACACTGACTCATCAGGACCCGAAGCCTACAATCAAGGCCTTTCGGAAAGACGCGCCGCCTCAGTTAAAAAATGGCTCACTGACAATGGCGTTGCTGCTTCGCGGTTGGAAGCTGTTGGCTATGGTGAGACTCGCGCCAAGTACAACAATGACACCAGGGAAGGTCGCAAACTCAACCGTCGCGTCGAGTTGCAATCAAAGTAA